From Amyelois transitella isolate CPQ chromosome 4, ilAmyTran1.1, whole genome shotgun sequence, one genomic window encodes:
- the LOC106129412 gene encoding protein obstructor-E, which produces MAFRCVGVVLLCLVVLASSAVPKNSRKKPANPPARVAQDAERDAEITNSCPDDGFFADAEQCDKYYECRDGEIIEKLCPDGMVFNDYSPMEEKCDLPFNIDCSQRPKYQTPIPTLHCPRLNGYFSHEDPSECGKFYYCVDGKFNMITCPDGLVYNEKTGICTWPDEAKKKGCAASDVFKFDCPAVNETFGLTHPRYADPEDCQFFYVCINGNTPRRSGCKLGQAFDDVNKRCEWARKVPECADWYKGQLTDAELDALENPPTLKPKVSSSSQPSRRKPQRPGKGKSAPVVDEE; this is translated from the exons ATGGCGTTCAGATGCGTGGGTGTAGTACTTTTATGTTTAGTAG TATTAGCATCATCAGCAGTACCAAAGAACTCGCGGAAGAAGCCGGCCAACCCCCCCGCTCGGGTGGCCCAGGATGCTGAACGCGACGCCGAGATCACCAACTCCTGTCCTGATGATGGCTTCTTCGCAGACGCCGAGCAGTGCGACAAGTACTATGAATGCAG AGACGGCGAGATCATCGAGAAGCTGTGTCCAGACGGCATGGTTTTCAACGACTACAGCCCGATGGAGGAGAAATGTGACTTGCCCTTCAATATTGACTGCTCTCAAAGGCCCAAATATC AGACTCCAATTCCAACTCTTCACTGCCCCCGTCTGAACGGCTACTTCTCCCACGAGGACCCGTCCGAGTGCGGCAAGTTCTACTACTGCGTGGACGGCAAGTTCAACATGATCACCTGCCCCGACGGCCTGGTCTACAACGAGAAGACCGGCATCTGCACGTGGCCCGACGAGGCCAAGAAGAAGGGATGTGCTGCTTCTG ACGTGTTCAAATTCGACTGCCCCGCCGTGAACGAGACGTTTGGTCTCACCCACCCCCGCTACGCCGATCCCGAAGACTGCCAGTTCTTCTACGTGTGCATCAATGGGAACACTCCTCGCCGCTCGGGATGCAAGCTCGGACAAGCGTTCGATGACGTCAACAAGCGGTGCGAGTGGGCGAGGAAGGTGCCTGAGTG CGCTGATTGGTACAAGGGCCAGCTGACAGACGCTGAGCTGGACGCTCTGGAGAACCCCCCGACTCTAAAACCCAAGGTATCCAGCAGCTCACAGCCTTCGCGCAGAAAGCCACAGCGCCCAGGGAAAGGGAAGTCAGCTCCTGTGGTCGACGAAGAGTAG
- the LOC106129415 gene encoding protein obstructor-E, whose amino-acid sequence MSALYAFLFTSLAFANAGILLEHAPACPEQYGVQAYAHPELCDQFFLCTNGTLTVETCENGLLFDGKGAVHNHCNYNWAVDCGDRKADLTPLSTPGCEYQFGIYPDSNECSTSYVKCAFGIPNQEPCTPGLVYDDRTHGCNWPDLLQPFCNPEAVVGFKCPTKVPSNSPAAKFWPFPRFPVPGDCHRLITCVEGQPRLITCEEGKVFDDQNLTCEDPELVPHCGHA is encoded by the exons ATGAGTGCTCTATACGCGTTCCTCTTCACCTCGCTCGCTTTTG CGAATGCAGGCATCTTGTTAGAGCATGCGCCTGCGTGTCCAGAACAGTATGGAGTCCAG GCGTACGCCCATCCCGAGCTCTGCGACCAGTTCTTCTTATGCACCAATGGAACCCTGACTGTGGAGACCTGTGAGAACGGCCTTCTGTTTGACGGAAAAGGCGCGGTGCACAACCACTGCAACTACAACTGGGCAGTCGACTGCGGAGACAGGAAAGCTGACT TGACACCACTATCCACCCCTGGCTGCGAGTACCAGTTCGGGATCTACCCAGACAGCAACGAATGTTCCACCAGCTACGTCAAGTGTGCCTTCGGGATCCCCAACCAGGAGCCTTGCACCCCAGGGCTGGTGTACGATGACCGCACGCATGGCTGCAACTGGCCTGATCTGCTGCAGCCCTTCTGCAACCCTGAAG CGGTCGTTGGCTTCAAGTGCCCCACGAAAGTGCCGTCCAACTCTCCCGCGGCCAAATTCTGGCCATTCCCAAGGTTTCCAGTACCAGGGGACTGCCACAGGCTCATCACGTGTGTGGAGGGACAACCCCGACTCATTACCTGCGAGGAAGGCAAGGTCTTTGATGACCAGAATCTCACTTGTGAGGATCCTGAGCTAGTTCCGCATTGCGGGCACGCGTAA
- the LOC106129413 gene encoding protein obstructor-E — MFHIKFNIKMYSLVFFGLALCAVVSGQEFDCPEKSGFYPDPYQCDLYYKCSKGQSEAKLCPDGLVFSDENPNKERCDIPSNVDCGDRKELQEPKPSKGCPRQNGYFKHPDPQACDKFYYCSDGVPNEHPCPPGLYFNEDTSNCDWKDAVNRRCDQITKDVLDDGFSCPDGEVQGPNGRALPHPTFPHPEDCQKFYICRNGVQPQKGSCPSGKVYNEDTFMCDEPEKVPGCENYYEGQSLDKNKLPKKA, encoded by the exons ATGTTTCATATTAAGtttaatatcaaaatgtaTAGTTTAGTATTCTTCGGATTAGCACTTTGTGCTGTGG tttcAGGTCAAGAATTCGACTGTCCAGAAAAGAGCGGCTTCTACCCAGACCCTTACCAGTGTGACCTCTATTACAAATGCAGTAAAG GTCAATCAGAAGCGAAGCTGTGTCCCGACGGGCTGGTTTTCTCCGATGAGAACCCCAACAAGGAGCGATGCGACATCCCCTCTAACGTCGACTGCGGCGATAGGAAGGAACTTC aGGAACCTAAGCCATCAAAGGGATGTCCCCGTCAGAACGGTTACTTCAAGCACCCCGACCCGCAG GCTTGTGACAAGTTCTACTACTGCTCAGACGGGGTGCCCAACGAGCACCCGTGCCCGCCCGGGCTGTACTTCAACGAAGACACTTCCAACTGCGACTGGAAGGACGCCGTCAACCGCCGCTGCGACCAGATCACTAAGG ACGTTCTAGACGACGGCTTCTCCTGCCCGGACGGTGAAGTTCAAGGTCCCAATGGCCGTGCACTGCCACACCCCACTTTCCCGCACCCAGAAGACTGCCAGAAGTTCTACATCTGCCGCAACGGAGTACAGCCTCAGAAGGGCAGCTGTCCCTCGGGCAAGGTGTACAATGAAGACACCTTCATGTGTGACGAACCTGAAAAGGTGCCCGGATG tgaGAATTACTACGAGGGCCAGTCATTGGACAAGAACAAGCTGCCGAAGAAAGCGTGA